From one bacterium genomic stretch:
- a CDS encoding DUF5694 domain-containing protein — MVNRAMMILGILVLIALNGIHASAVDESPTAKAPDERAEVLVLGVYHMANPGRDIFNSQADDVFAPKRQREMAELLQVLKRFLPTKIAVEADVYRDRVTQEYSDYLAGKYTLSRNEVDQIGYRFAKELGHKKVYAVDVDSEFPFQRLVNHAKASGRSKELENLMSEIETMVKEQNAFLQTHTILETLLYMNEEHKVAEDVGFYFRQVHFGEPGDWAGADLVSDWFRRNIRIYSNITRIIDSPKERVLVIYGAGHLGWLRQQVANDPTLRLRKLAEFVKD, encoded by the coding sequence ATGGTGAATCGAGCGATGATGATTCTCGGGATCCTGGTCTTGATAGCACTGAATGGAATCCATGCGTCTGCGGTTGATGAGTCGCCTACAGCCAAAGCACCCGACGAAAGGGCCGAGGTCCTGGTCCTGGGTGTTTATCACATGGCTAACCCTGGCCGGGATATTTTCAATTCACAGGCTGATGATGTCTTTGCACCCAAACGGCAGAGGGAAATGGCGGAGCTTCTACAAGTCTTGAAAAGATTCTTACCAACGAAGATCGCGGTAGAAGCCGATGTGTACAGGGACAGGGTAACCCAGGAGTATTCTGATTACCTTGCAGGGAAATATACCTTGTCGCGTAACGAAGTGGATCAAATCGGATATCGCTTCGCAAAGGAACTTGGACATAAAAAGGTGTATGCCGTAGATGTGGATAGTGAGTTTCCGTTCCAACGTCTCGTTAATCATGCCAAAGCCAGCGGCCGTTCGAAAGAACTGGAAAATCTGATGAGCGAAATCGAAACGATGGTGAAGGAACAGAATGCGTTTTTGCAAACGCACACCATATTAGAAACGCTTCTCTACATGAACGAGGAGCATAAGGTGGCTGAGGATGTTGGCTTCTACTTTCGCCAGGTGCATTTCGGCGAGCCCGGCGATTGGGCGGGAGCCGATCTGGTCTCGGATTGGTTCCGCCGAAATATCCGGATCTATAGCAACATCACTCGAATCATAGATTCTCCCAAAGAGCGGGTGCTTGTAATCTATGGAGCTGGACATCTTGGATGGTTGCGACAACAGGTGGCCAACGATCCAACTTTGCGTTTGCGTAAGCTTGCGGAATTTGTAAAGGACTAA
- a CDS encoding nuclear transport factor 2 family protein, translating into MKGLKRKARKTRVRAMSPERLKQFGEAWGRADIDALMEFMTDDCVYKASVGPDPGTTYVGREAVRKGFAEVLAYESGGEPKAGPVWVLGSRAVAEWSYIITRPDGRKVEIRGCDLFEFDGDKIRRKNAFRKAYP; encoded by the coding sequence ATGAAAGGACTAAAGCGCAAGGCGCGGAAAACACGAGTACGAGCAATGTCGCCGGAGCGCCTGAAACAGTTTGGTGAGGCATGGGGAAGAGCTGATATTGACGCGTTGATGGAGTTCATGACCGATGATTGTGTCTATAAGGCCTCCGTTGGCCCTGATCCTGGGACAACCTATGTGGGAAGAGAAGCAGTAAGGAAGGGCTTCGCTGAGGTACTCGCTTATGAGTCAGGGGGAGAGCCGAAAGCCGGACCGGTGTGGGTTTTAGGAAGTCGCGCTGTCGCGGAATGGTCGTATATAATCACCCGGCCCGATGGACGTAAGGTGGAAATTCGTGGTTGCGATTTGTTCGAATTCGACGGCGACAAGATCAGACGAAAGAACGCATTTCGAAAAGCATACCCATGA